GCCATGGGAGAACTCAAAGCCGTCCACACGCCATCGCCGCAGCACCGTGAATTTCGCTCTCTGGTCAAATACCGCAAGACGCTTGACCAGAGAATCAACAAGACCAAAAACACGATCCGCGCGTGGTTCGTCAACCATGGAGTCGAAATCGCTTCGGGCGAGAAAGCCTGGTACACCGGTCGTGAGAAAATCAACTCGTTTCGCAAGCCGCTGGTCAAATGTGGTGCCGACGAACTCTGGAAAGGAGAACTCGATATTGAACTAACCATCCTCGACTCGCTCACCGAGCAACTCGACGGAGTGGTCAAAAAGCTCGAGGCGATCGGCAAAACCGATGAGCGGATTCGACGCGTGCAAACGATCCCCGGCGTCGGGCCTCGTACCGCCGAGATCCTCGTCGCTTGTATCGACGATCCTCATCGCTTCGACAACGGAAGACAAGTGTCCGCCTACTTCGGCCTGGTGCCTCGTCAATACCAATCGGGCGAGACCGATCGCAACGGACGTATCACAAAACGAGGTAATCCACTGGCGAGAACCATTCTGGTTGAGTGTGCCTGGGCATCGTTGCGTTACAACCCTTGGGCCAAGGGAGTCTACGAGCGAATCTGCGGCAAACAAAAGACTCGAAAAAAGAAAGCGGCGATCGCACTGGCTCGCAAGCTC
Above is a window of Novipirellula caenicola DNA encoding:
- a CDS encoding IS110 family transposase, whose translation is MKILALDLGKFNSVACFFNSKTRKSKFLTTPTNREHIASIFKSAKADLVVMEACGPSGWINDLAQSFGLETLVCSTNEEAWRWANVKRKTDRDDALKLARMAAMGELKAVHTPSPQHREFRSLVKYRKTLDQRINKTKNTIRAWFVNHGVEIASGEKAWYTGREKINSFRKPLVKCGADELWKGELDIELTILDSLTEQLDGVVKKLEAIGKTDERIRRVQTIPGVGPRTAEILVACIDDPHRFDNGRQVSAYFGLVPRQYQSGETDRNGRITKRGNPLARTILVECAWASLRYNPWAKGVYERICGKQKTRKKKAAIALARKLAVIAWALLRDERDWDPAQMITVTKSFDGKLPIDETELAAMPKKECRHKRKRRLAKEAKASKEAKSSQTSVKKRSIATENRSTSSKQPSAATRSTRTQRPTNRTSQTRNRPPRARKPVTSA